From the bacterium genome, the window TTCCCGCGCCATCAACGGGCAAGCCGGTGCCCGAAGCCCGCAGAACACGTATCCAGTCGATGAGTTCCGAGGTAGAGGGGGGTTTTCCTATGCCGGGAACCTCGCGGAGGCCGTAAAATATCTTAAGGGCGCTCTCAAGAAGCCCTTCTTCCAGCCCCGGGTGGTGTACCTCCACTATCTCGCGCATCTTTTTTTCGCCGGGAAAAGCTATGAAGTGAAAGACGCACCTCCGAAGGAAGGCGTCGGGAAGCTCCTTTTCGCTGTTGGAGGTTATTATCGTCACCGGCCTTTGCTTCGCCGTGACCTTCTCCCCGGTCTCGATTACCTCGAAGCTCATCTCGTCCAGTTCGGAAAGGAGGTCGTTGGGAAACTCGATATCGGCCTTGTCTATCTCGTCGATGAGAAGGACCGTCCGCTCCGTGGCCGAAAAAGCCCTTCCGAGGGGGCCGGGTTTGATGTACCTGCCGATATCCCGCACGTCGCCCTCGCCGAAGCGGGCGTCGTTCAGGCGCGAAACCGTGTCATAGGTGTAAAGGCCGTCTCTCGCCTTCGTGGTCGATTTGACGTTCCAGACAATTATCGGCAGCCCCAGGGCGCGGGCTATGTGGTGCGCCAGAAGGGTCTTGCCGGTGCCGGGCTCCCCTTTCACCAGCAGCGGTCTTTCGAGCTCCAGAGCGACGTTCACGACGCTCATCAGTTCGTCGGTTACAACGTAGCTCTCGGTACCTTTGAACCTGTGAAAATTTTTCATGGTCCTCCCCTGCGCGCGCTTGAGCGTTACAGTACGAATATAGAATAAATTCAAGATTGCGGCGCAAAATAATTTGCAGGCGGGAGGAGATTGAGGAGGGACGGGGGGCTGCGTCAAAGGCCGCAGCCCCTTCCCTTTTTATTTGCGGGTTATTTTTTAATTATCCGGCGCGCCCTCGGCTATCCACTGGCGGATAGCCCTGTAGTCGGGGTCTTCGGCGCTCCAGAAATACCCGCCGGCGTGGGTGAATTCGCCCGCCGGGCCCGCGATGGTCTTGGTCAGAAGCGGGCTTTCGTCCGGGGTCGCGGCGTAGTCCAGAGCGAAGTACGCTATCCCCTTCTTTTCAACGGAGGAGACGGTGGAGCCCGCGTAAGTGGTGAAATCCTGGCCGTTGCTGTAGTCGATGGAGGTTGAAGGGTCCTCGACGTCCGATTTCGTCACCAGCCTCGACATGGTGGCCCCCGGAATGTGGCAGGGC encodes:
- a CDS encoding MoxR family ATPase, yielding MKNFHRFKGTESYVVTDELMSVVNVALELERPLLVKGEPGTGKTLLAHHIARALGLPIIVWNVKSTTKARDGLYTYDTVSRLNDARFGEGDVRDIGRYIKPGPLGRAFSATERTVLLIDEIDKADIEFPNDLLSELDEMSFEVIETGEKVTAKQRPVTIITSNSEKELPDAFLRRCVFHFIAFPGEKKMREIVEVHHPGLEEGLLESALKIFYGLREVPGIGKPPSTSELIDWIRVLRASGTGLPVDGAGKPENIPFLGALLKNREDAEALSRKPAGR